A single Pygocentrus nattereri isolate fPygNat1 chromosome 28, fPygNat1.pri, whole genome shotgun sequence DNA region contains:
- the sema3b gene encoding semaphorin-3B, giving the protein MMAMMMVMTVICSSSLLLGLITVSASPSGSSSSASSTSSSSSPRMKLTYKELQQFNGVKRFELERSCCFGALLLDEERGRLFVGARNFLLSLSLDNIAKQEQKIYWPAPVDWREECNWAGKDINMDCVNYVKVLHHFNRTHLYACGTGAFHPTCAYVEVGQKMEDHVFRIDPSLVEDGKGKSPYDPRHAAASVLIGDELYSGVATDLMGRDFTIFRSLGQRPSIRTEQHDSRWLNEPKFVGAFAVPESENPDDDKVFFFFRETAVEAQGFGKVTYARIGQLCRNDMGGQRSLVNKWTTFLKTRLVCSVPGNEGSETHFDELRDVFLLQTRDRKNPLVYTVFSTSSSVFRGSAVCLYTMNDIRRAFLGPFAHKEGPNYQWVPYQGKVPYPRPGMCPSKTFGSFESTKGFPDNVIQFARHHPLMYNPVMPLGGRPLFLRTGIPYSFTQIAVDRVNAADGHYDVMFIGTDVGSVLKVISVPKGGWSNTELLLEELQVFKDSSSIINMQISSKRQQLYVGSDTGLGQVPLHRCSMYGKACAECCLARDPYCAWDGHACTRYLPNTKRRFRRQDVRNGDPNTLCSGDHQKQRVLEKKLYAVEGSSSFLECIPKSLQAQVTWTYQRHLNNPREEVRLDDRVLQMDRGLLLRRVARRDGGMYQCHAMEHGFTQTLLGITLEVVPSTGPTPPHSPVHSQGQSSTNQKLWYRDFMQLVDHPNLSTVDQICEQVWSRKHGQSSKGISEPANEAPPIDPLQSTHKKWKHLKEVRKGRNRRTHDGRPAPRAPRSAGE; this is encoded by the exons ATGATGgcaatgatgatggtgatgactGTGATTTGCAGCTCATCGCTGCTGCTCGGGCTGATCACTGTCAGCGCATCACCCAGTGGATCTTCATCGTCTGCATCCTCTACCTCATCGTCATCTTCACCAAGGATGAAGCTTACTTACAAAG AGCTCCAGCAGTTTAACGGTGTGAAGCGTTTTGAATTGGAACGCTCGTGCTGTTTTGGAGCGCTGCTACTGGACGAGGAGAGAGGACGGCTGTTTGTTGGAGCTCGCAACTTCCTGTTGTCTCTCAGTTTGGACAACATTGCCAAACAAGAACAAAAg ATCTACTGGCCAGCACCTGTGGACTGGAGGGAGGAGTGCAACTGGGCAGGGAAAGACATAAAT ATGGACTGTGTTAACTACGTGAAGGTGTTGCATCACTTTAACCGCACTCACCTGTATGCGTGTGGAACAGGAGCCTTCCACCCCACCTGTGCTTACGTGGAGGTCGGACAGAAGATGGAG gatCATGTGTTTAGGATCGATCCATCTCTAGTAGAAGATGGTAAAGGGAAGAGCCCATATGACCCACGTCATGCAGCAGCCTCTGTGTTGATAG gtgatgagctgtattcaGGCGTGGCCACTGACCTGATGGGGCGGGACTTCACAATTTTCCGCAGTCTTGGCCAGAGACCCTCCATACGAACCGAACAACATGACTCTCGCTGGCTCAATG AACCGAAGTTTGTTGGTGCTTTTGCAGTTCCAGAGAGCGAAAACCCTGATGATGAtaaagtcttcttcttcttccgaGAAACGGCCGTCGAAGCTCAAGGCTTTGGCAAGGTCACCTACGCTCGGATTGGCCAGCTGTGCCGG aaTGATATGGGAGGACAGAGAAGTTTGGTGAATAAGTGGACAACATTTCTGAAGACTCGACTCGTCTGCTCTGTGCCAGGCAACGAAGGCAGCGAGACACATTTTGATGAGCTCa GGGACGTGTTCCTGCTGCAGACCCGAGATAGGAAGAATCCATTGGTCTACACTGTCTTCTCCACTTCCAG TAGTGTATTCCGAGGCTCAGCTGTGTGTCTGTACACTATGAATGACATCCGCAGGGCATTTCTGGGGCCATTTGCCCACAAAGAGGGACCCAATTACCAATGGGTGCCCTACCAGGGCAAAGTCCCTTACCCACGACCAGGCATG TGTCCAAGTAAGACATTTGGCAGTTTCGAGTCCACTAAGGGCTTCCCAGACAACGTGATCCAGTTTGCACGTCACCATCCACTGATGTATAACCCAGTAATGCCGCTGGGGGGCCGCCCGCTGTTCCTGCGCACTGGAATCCCCTACAGCTTCACACAGATTGCAGTGGACCGCGTCAATGCAGCTGATGGTCACTATGATGTCATGTTCATCGGAACAG ATGTTGGCTCAGTGCTGAAGGTGATCTCTGTGCCCAAGGGAGGCTGGAGCAACACAGAGCTGCTCCTGGAGGAGCTGCAGGTCTTCAAG gacTCTTCATCGATCATCAACATGCAGATCTCCTCCAAACGA CAACAGCTCTATGTGGGTTCTGATACAGGGCTTGGTCAGGTGCCTCTGCATCGCTGCAGTATGTATGGGAAAGCGTGTGCTGAGTGCTGCTTGGCCCGAGACCCCTACTGCGCCTGGGATGGACATGCATGCACGCGTTACCTGCCCAACACCAAACG GCGCTTCCGTCGCCAGGATGTAAGGAATGGTGATCCTAACACACTCTGTTCAGGAG ATCACCAGAAGCAACGTGTTTTGGAGAAGAAGCTGTATGCAGTGGAGGGCAGCAGCTCCTTCCTGGAGTGCATTCCCAAATCTCTGCAGGCTCAGGTCACCTGGACCTACCAGAGACACCTCAACAACCCACGAGAGGag GTGCGTCTGGATGACCGTGTACTTCAGATGGACCGTGGCTTACTGCTGCGGCGTGTGGCGCGTAGAGACGGGGGTATGTACCAGTGCCATGCAATGGAGCACGGATTCACTCAAACTCTTTTGGGCATCACACTTGAGGTTGTGCCCTCTACAGGCCCCACCCCTCCTCATAGCCCTGTCCACAGCCAAGGACAGTCCTCcaccaatcagaagctgtggTACAGAGACTTCATGCAGCTGGTTGATCACCCCAACCTGAGCACGGTTGACCAGATTTGTGAGCAGGTGTGGTCACGTAAGCACGGCCAGTCATCCAAAGGCATTTCAGAGCCAGCTAATGAGGCGCCACCTATTGACCCCCTTCAGTCAACGCACAAAAAGTGGAAGCATCTGAAGGAGGTGAGGAAGGGGCGAAACCGCAGAACACATGACGGAAGACCCGCTCCCCGAGCGCCTCGGAGCGCAGGAGAGTAA